From Coturnix japonica isolate 7356 chromosome 1, Coturnix japonica 2.1, whole genome shotgun sequence, the proteins below share one genomic window:
- the LOC107318068 gene encoding potassium voltage-gated channel subfamily A member 5-like encodes MEIALVTLENGGGGAIPAGEDATAGNAGGSSRARRRRDLRHTAGSPSVPRLSDGKEGTPPASPPPQVEEEREGPPLAPPGGGGRRRSSSEGGISGRAASGPQPQPNAPCPGPASEMDPPEEGGHRRGMAMAAGSEEEEMKAASRGAMHHQRVLINISGLHFETQLGTLNQFPDTLLGDPAKRGRYFDPLRNEYFFDRNRPSFDGILYYYQSGGKLRRPINVSIDVFADEIRFYQLGKEAMERFREDEGFIREEDKPLPHNEFQRQVWLIFEYPESSSSARAIAIVSVLVILISIIIFCLETLPEFRDEREIPMFLPPQSGGLNATAGDSSPMQSLSSLSDPFFIIETTCVIWFTFELLVRFFTCPSKPEFSRNIMNIIDIVAIIPYFITLGTELANEQQQPGGSSSNGSGGQQQAMSLAILRVIRLVRVFRIFKLSRHSKGLQILGQTLKASMRELGLLIFFLFIGVILFSSAVYFAEADDPESHFSSIPDAFWWAVVTMTTVGYGDMRPVSVGGKIVGSLCAIAGVLTIALPVPVIVSNFNYFYHRETDHEEQAMLKEEHSSAQDSVTGVDGKRRCSKSSLDKSVVHLENNEEFKSSASPLKKTNIKAKSNVDLRKSLYALCLDSSRETDL; translated from the coding sequence ATGGAGATCGCGCTGGTGACTCTGGAGAACGGCGGTGGCGGGGCCATCCCGGCCGGCGAGGATGCCACGGCCGGTAACGCCGGCGGTAGCAGCAGGGCTCGGAGACGGCGCGATCTACGCCACACCGCGGGATCCCCGTCTGTTCCGAGACTGAGCGACGGCAAGGAGGGAACCCCACCGGCATCACCGCCGCCGCAGGTCGAAGAGGAGCGGGAGGGGCCCCCGCTTGCCCCTCCAGGAGGCGGCGGGAGGCGCCGCAGCAGCAGCGAGGGCGGCATCAGCGGCCGGGCGGCGTCGGGACCCCAACCGCAACCAAACGCACCGTGCCCCGGGCCGGCTTCGGAAATGGATCCCCCGGAGGAAGGGGGTCACCGCCGGGGCATGGCCATGGCAGCAGGcagcgaggaggaggagatgaaggCAGCGAGCCGGGGTGCAATGCATCATCAGAGGGTGCTAATCAATATCTCTGGGCTGCACTTTGAGACTCAGCTGGGCACCCTCAACCAGTTTCCTGACACACTGTTGGGTGATCCAGCAAAGCGAGGCAGATACTTTGACCCTCTCAGAAATGAATACTTCTTTGATAGGAACCGGCCCAGCTTTGATGGCATCCTGTACTATTACCAGTCTGGGGGCAAGCTCCGCCGGCCTATCAATGTCTCCATTGATGTCTTTGCTGATGAGATCCGCTTCTACCAGCTGGGGAAGGAGGCCATGGAGCGCTTCCGGGAGGATGAGGGTTTCATCAGAGAAGAGGACAAGCCCCTTCCCCACAACGAGTTTCAGCGCCAGGTCTGGCTCATCTTTGAGTACCCTGAGAGTTCCAGCTCAGCCCGGGCCATCGCCATTGTCTCCGTCTTGGTCATCCTTATCTCCATCATCATCTTCTGCCTGGAGACTCTGCCTGAATTCAGGGATGAACGAGAGATACCCATGTTCTTGCCCCCGCAAAGTGGAGGTTTGAATGCCACAGCTGGAGACTCCTCACCCATGCAGTCACTGAGTAGCCTCTCTGACCCATTCTTCATCATTGAGACCACTTGTGTCATCTGGTTCACCTTTGAGCTCCTTGTGCGTTTCTTCACCTGCCCCAGCAAGCCAGAGTTCTCCCGCAACATCATGAACATCATTGACATCGTGGCCATTATCCCCTACTTCATCACGCTGGGCACAGAATTGGCCAATGAACAACAGCAGCCTGGAGGtagcagcagcaatgggagTGGAGGCCAGCAACAAGCCATGTCCTTGGCCATCCTCCGAGTCATCCGCTTGGTGCGGGTCTTCCGGATCTTCAAGCTGTCCCGGCACTCCAAGGGGCTGCAGATCCTGGGGCAGACCCTCAAGGCCAGCATGCGGGAGCTGGGTTTGctcatcttcttcctcttcatcggcgtcatcctcttctccagcgCTGTCTACTTTGCTGAGGCTGATGACCCTGAGTCTCATTTCTCCAGCATCCCTGATGCTTTCTGGTGGGCTGTGGTGACCATGACCACTGTGGGCTATGGGGACATGCGACCTGTTTCTGTGGGGGGCAAGATCGTGGGGTCCTTGTGTGCCATTGCTGGTGTGCTCACCATTGCCCTGCCTGTCCCTGTTATTGTGTCCAACTTCAACTACTTCTACCACCGAGAGACTGACCATGAAGAGCAAGCTATGCTCAAAGAAGAACACAGTAGTGCTCAGGACAGTGTAACTGGGGTAGATGGAAAGAGAAGATGCAGTAAAAGCTCTCTGGACAAATCTGTTGTGCACttggaaaataatgaagagtTCAAAAGCAGTGCCAGCCCTTTAAAGAAAACCAATATCAAAGCTAAAAGTAACGTAGATCTCAGAAAATCACTATATGCCCTCTGTCTGGATAGCAGCAGGGAAACAGACCTGTGA